In Allorhizobium pseudoryzae, the genomic window TCATCCTCGGCTCGTCGCTGCTGCAGGTGGCCTACAGTATCTTCCTCGTTTTTGCCTACCGGCTGGGGGATCTCGGCCAAGTCTATCCGATCGTGCGCGGCTCGGTGCCGCTTCTCGTCTCGCTCGGCGGCTTCCTGATTTCCGGGCAGGTACTCGGAACGAGCCAGATCGCCGGCGTCGTGCTGGTCGCGATCGGCATCATGAGCCTGTCGCTTGGCCAGAACCGGGCACCGACCTCCTCCATTCTCTGGGCCCTGCTGACCGGCCTCATCATCGCGACCTATGCGACGGTCGATTCGAACGGGGTGAAAAGCCTCTCCGACCCCAAAGCCTACGCCGCCTGGGTTCTCTTCACCTATGGTACGCTGCTGATCCTCGCCTACACCCTGATGCGCGGCCGGTTGAGGATCGATCTCAAGGATCGCGAAGCCCACAAGGCGCTGCTTGCCGGCATCTTCGTGCTGATCGCCTATGGCGTCGTCATCATCGCCTATTCGCTCGGACCGGCAGGCCCGATCACCGCCATCCGCGAGACGAGCGTCGTCTTTGCGATGCTGATCGGTAGCGTGTTTCTTGGCGAGAAACTGACCCCGAAACGCATTCTGGCCGGCTTGATCGTCGCGGCTGGCGCGATCGCGATCGGCCGCTGAGGATCAGAGAACCCGAACCCGCGTCCCCTTTCGGATATGCGGCAGAAGCCGCAGCATGTCTCGGAGACGAAGCGCGATGCAGCCGGCGGTCGGCTGGTAACCCGGCTTGATCAGATGAAAGAAGATCGCCGAGCCGCGATGCCGCTTGCGGCTCGTCACGTTCCAGTCCAGCACGAGGCAGATGTCATAAAGCCCGTCCGCACGGCACATCTCCTCGTGGCTCGGTTTGAACGGTGCCCGCACCAGCCGGTTATAGGCGGCATGTTTCGGCTCATCGCACCAGAGCATGGTCTTTTCCGTCCGGCGAAGGGCAAGCGGGCTTCTGACCGATTTCAGCCGGTCGCCGCGCACGAAACCGGAGAGAACCGGCATCGTGGCAATAGGGGTCGCGCCATCGCCCTCGCGCTTGAAGGCGGTGCGCCCGCTCCGCCCGATCGCGGCGGGAAGCGTCAGCGGCCCTAAGATCACGAAGGCGCGAGAGGAATGTGATGGTGCGGCGCGCACCGTGATCGTCTTTCCCTTGCGCAATGGCCTTGTTCCACCCATTTCTCTCACACGGTTTTGCTCTGGACGCGATTTTATTTGAATTCATAGCACAATCGGACTTAGATCGAAGTGAGGCACCGCGAAAGCGGGCCAAGGAGAAAGGCGAAAAACGGCATGGCAGCGCGCACCGTACTGCTGGTGGATGACGATGATGATCTCCGCGAAACGCTGATGGAACAGCTTTCTCTGTATGAGGAATTCAGCCTGGTGCAGGAGCCGAACGCCACCAAGGCGATGGCGACCGCGAAATCCCGCCAGGTGGACCTGTTGATCATGGATGTCGGCCTGCCGGACATGGATGGCCGCGAGGCCGTGAAACTGCTGCGCAAGGGCGGGTTCAAGGCGCCGATCATCATGCTGACCGGCCATGACACGGATTCAGACACGATCCTTGGTCTTGAAGCCGGCGCGAACGATTATGTCACCAAGCCGTTCCGGTTTGCGGTGCTGCTCGCCCGCATGCGCGCACAGCTGCGCCAATACGAGCAGAGCGAAGACGCGACCTTCACCGTCGGCCCCTATCTCTTCAAGCCGAGCCAGAAACTTCTGACGACCGATGACGGCAAGAAGATCCGCCTGACGGAAAAGGAAGCGGCGATCATCCGCTACCTCTACCGCGCCGGCCAGAAGGTGGTGACCCGCGACGTGCTGCTGGAAGAGGTCTGGGGTTACAATTCGGGTGTGACGACGCACACGCTGGAAACGCATGTCTACCGCCTGCGCCAGAAGATCGAGCGGGACCCCTCGAACGCCGAGATTCTTGTCACCGAAAACGGCGGCTACAAGATCGTTCCCTGATCGCGTTCTTTGACTTAATGACCGGGCTGCCGGTTTTTCGGCATCCCATCCGGCCCCCGAGCGGGCTTCTCAAAAGGACCCCGCATGGCGCTCAGCGACGATATCCGGCTCCTCTCCTCGGTTCCGCTGTTCCAGGGGCTGGACGATGACCAGTTGCGCCTGGTGGCGTTTGGAGCCGAGCGGCGCAATGTCGGCAAGGGTCAGGCGCTGTTTCGCGAACATTCCCCCGCCGAATGCGCCTTCGTGGTGGCCCGCGGCCGGTTCGACCTCTACACCGAAGGCCGCGATGGCATCGCCGAACTGGACCGCTCCGTCGGCCCCGGCACGCTTCTCTCCGAACTGGCGCTGGTGACGATGGTGGAACGCAAGTTCACCGCCGTCGCTGCCGATGACGGCGAGGTCTTGCGCATCCCCCGCACCCTCTTCCACCGCCTGCTGGAGGAATATCCGACCGTCGCCCGACTGCTCGAGGCGCGGATCAAGGAAAACCTCGTCAACCTGGCGAAGGCGGCTGCGGCGATGCAGGGGCGGTTTGGGTGAAGCAGTCTCGTGCACGCGAAAACCGTCCCGGCGCAGACAATGTCGGAACGGGAGCCACGGGATGACGGTCAGAGCTTGACTGCCGAGTTGCCTCCGTCGGCAAACAGGGCAGATCCGGTCACGAAGCTGGATGCCGGTTCAGCCAAGAACAGCGCTGCCTGTGCGATCTCCAGGGGTTGGGCGATCCGCTTCATGGCATGCAGTCCGGCAGCCCAGTCCTTTTGCGCCTGATCGCCAGCCATGCCGGTATCGGTTCCGCCCGGCAGAAGGGCGTTGGCCCGGATGTTGTGAGCGCCATAATCCGCGGCAATCCCCTTAACGCGCCCCATCAATCCGGCTTTCGAGGCCGCATAGTCCGACATGCCGGGCAGACCGACACTGGTTCCCACGAAGCTGGATGTGAAGATGATCGAACCGCCTCCCCGCTCGAGCATCGCGGGAATCTGATAGCGGGCTGCGAGGAATGCTGCGGTGAGATTGGAGTTCAGGGTCTGACGCCATTCATCGACATCGATCTCCGCCAGTGGCTTCATCGCACCAACCGTCCCGGCATTGTTGAACGCGATATCGACGCCGCCGAAGACGTCTGTTGCAACCGCCACCAGTGCCTCGTGCGTCTCGGGCAGGCCGACATCACCGACAATGAAGCGGACCCTGCCCCCCTCGGCCTCGATGTCCTTCGCGACCTCATTCAGCGCGGGCAAACCGCGAGCGTTCAGCACCACGCAGGCGCCTTCGGCGGCAAACAATCGTGCCGCCGCCGCACCAATGCCGGACGATGCACCGGTGATGATTGCGACCTTGTCTTTCAAACGGTCCATGGGAGCCTCCTTCGGTTTGGGAGGCCGAGACTTAAGCAAGACCTACCGGGATCGACACCCGATTCCTGCGCGTCCCACTGACCGTCTGTAGCTCACATCCGGAACGTCGCCGTCACCGGCACATGGTCCGACGGGCGGTTCCAGCCGCGGGCTTCCTTCAGCACCTCGATCTTCTCCAGGAGCGACCCGAGATCCGGTGACGACCAGATGTGATCGAGGCGGCGGCCGCGGTCGGCGGCTTCCCAGTCCTTGGCGCGGTAGCTCCACCAGGTATAGAGCTTTTCGGATGCCGGCACGTGCTGGCGCATCAGATCCAGCCAGCCGCCCTTTTGCATCACCTCGGTGAGGCCTTCGGTCTCCACCGGCGTATGGCTGACGATCTTCAGCATCTGCTTGTGCGACCAGACATCATGTTCCAGCGGCGCAATGTTGAGATCACCGACAAGGATCGAGGAGACGCCGGGCGTCGAGGCCCGCAAGACCTTCATTTCCTCGACGAAATCGAGCTTGTGGCCGAATTTCGGGTTGATGCTGCGGTCCGGTTCGTCTCCACCCGCCGGCACGTAAAAATTATGGATGCGGATGCGCCGCCCGCCGCGCTCAGAAATCGCCGAGATGTGGCGGGCATCACCCACGCCGCAATAATCCTGCCGGTGGTCTTCCGAAAGCGGCACCTTCGAGAGGATCGCCACCCCGTGATAGCCCTTCTGGCCATGCAGGATGATGTGCGGGTAGCCCATGGCCTGCAAGGGCTCGAGCGGGAATTCTTCCGCCCGGCACTTGATCTCCTGCAGGCAAAGGATGTCCGGCTGTTCGCGGACGATGAACTGCTCGACGATCGGCAGGCGCAGGCGCACCGAGTTGATGTTCCAGGTGGTGATGGAAAAGCGCATGAAAAAACCTCGACGTGATGCGCCGAGGTTTAAAGGCTTTGGGGCTCAAAGGGCAAGCTTAGAACTTGTGCACTTCGTCGTAGGGAATGCGGAAGACCTTGTCGTCGAAGCGCACGCCGTTCTGCACGTTATAGATCATCACCGAGGTTTCCTTGTTCTGCAGGTCGGTGATCGTCCACTGGCGCAGGTCGAAGGTCTTCGGATCGAACATCATGGTGATGGTGCTGTCGCCGAACACCGTCTTGTTGCCGAG contains:
- a CDS encoding L,D-transpeptidase family protein, giving the protein MGGTRPLRKGKTITVRAAPSHSSRAFVILGPLTLPAAIGRSGRTAFKREGDGATPIATMPVLSGFVRGDRLKSVRSPLALRRTEKTMLWCDEPKHAAYNRLVRAPFKPSHEEMCRADGLYDICLVLDWNVTSRKRHRGSAIFFHLIKPGYQPTAGCIALRLRDMLRLLPHIRKGTRVRVL
- a CDS encoding EamA family transporter, producing the protein MTPTVIALALTAAIMHASWNAFLRSGADRLWSITVMGITGIVAALPVMLWYPLPSLTGFAFILGSSLLQVAYSIFLVFAYRLGDLGQVYPIVRGSVPLLVSLGGFLISGQVLGTSQIAGVVLVAIGIMSLSLGQNRAPTSSILWALLTGLIIATYATVDSNGVKSLSDPKAYAAWVLFTYGTLLILAYTLMRGRLRIDLKDREAHKALLAGIFVLIAYGVVIIAYSLGPAGPITAIRETSVVFAMLIGSVFLGEKLTPKRILAGLIVAAGAIAIGR
- a CDS encoding exodeoxyribonuclease III, giving the protein MRFSITTWNINSVRLRLPIVEQFIVREQPDILCLQEIKCRAEEFPLEPLQAMGYPHIILHGQKGYHGVAILSKVPLSEDHRQDYCGVGDARHISAISERGGRRIRIHNFYVPAGGDEPDRSINPKFGHKLDFVEEMKVLRASTPGVSSILVGDLNIAPLEHDVWSHKQMLKIVSHTPVETEGLTEVMQKGGWLDLMRQHVPASEKLYTWWSYRAKDWEAADRGRRLDHIWSSPDLGSLLEKIEVLKEARGWNRPSDHVPVTATFRM
- a CDS encoding response regulator transcription factor, which encodes MAARTVLLVDDDDDLRETLMEQLSLYEEFSLVQEPNATKAMATAKSRQVDLLIMDVGLPDMDGREAVKLLRKGGFKAPIIMLTGHDTDSDTILGLEAGANDYVTKPFRFAVLLARMRAQLRQYEQSEDATFTVGPYLFKPSQKLLTTDDGKKIRLTEKEAAIIRYLYRAGQKVVTRDVLLEEVWGYNSGVTTHTLETHVYRLRQKIERDPSNAEILVTENGGYKIVP
- a CDS encoding SDR family oxidoreductase — its product is MDRLKDKVAIITGASSGIGAAAARLFAAEGACVVLNARGLPALNEVAKDIEAEGGRVRFIVGDVGLPETHEALVAVATDVFGGVDIAFNNAGTVGAMKPLAEIDVDEWRQTLNSNLTAAFLAARYQIPAMLERGGGSIIFTSSFVGTSVGLPGMSDYAASKAGLMGRVKGIAADYGAHNIRANALLPGGTDTGMAGDQAQKDWAAGLHAMKRIAQPLEIAQAALFLAEPASSFVTGSALFADGGNSAVKL
- a CDS encoding cyclic nucleotide-binding domain-containing protein, which translates into the protein MALSDDIRLLSSVPLFQGLDDDQLRLVAFGAERRNVGKGQALFREHSPAECAFVVARGRFDLYTEGRDGIAELDRSVGPGTLLSELALVTMVERKFTAVAADDGEVLRIPRTLFHRLLEEYPTVARLLEARIKENLVNLAKAAAAMQGRFG